One part of the Phoenix dactylifera cultivar Barhee BC4 chromosome 4, palm_55x_up_171113_PBpolish2nd_filt_p, whole genome shotgun sequence genome encodes these proteins:
- the LOC120110607 gene encoding la-related protein 1A-like, with the protein MESDTVAPAAGGGGDPVETPEGGALEIVAEDGTTVRSPWRVPAAPPAGAAKGKSDDGPVMGPESWPALTDARAKGGSNAACTMPALPAVLPPASAAAATAAGHVGPVPRNGPPPPPPLPFQGSIGMRKSEGFGSSNPSNRHHPLPPS; encoded by the exons ATGGAGAGCGACACCGTGGCGCCGGCGGCCGGTGGCGGCGGTGATCCCGTTGAGACCCCGGAGGGCGGGGCTCTCGAGATCGTGGCGGAGGACGGAACGACGGTGAGGTCGCCGTGGAGAGTGCCGGCGGCGCCGCCTGCGGGGGCGGCGAAGGGTAAGAGCGACGATGGCCCGGTGATGGGGCCGGAGTCGTGGCCGGCGCTCACGGACGCCAGGGCGAAGGGTGGCTCTAATGCTGCTTGTACGATGCCGGCTCTGCCAGCTGTGCTGCCGCCGGCGTCGGCGGCTGCTGCGACCGCCGCGGGGCATGTGGGCCCGGTTCCGAGAAACGGGCCACCACCGCCACCGCCTCTTCCGTTTCAG GGATCAATTGGAATGCGCAAATCTGAGGGATTTGGAAGCAGTAATCCTTCCAATAGACATCATCCGCTGCCACCCTCATAA